From a region of the Nonlabens dokdonensis DSW-6 genome:
- a CDS encoding DUF4920 domain-containing protein → MKQFIIGLFALTLLVGCKEQKQEEEEMPAVNDEQVEEMAYMDYGATFSNTDVIDAMELGTMYKNMKVGDTTTVKVKGTIADVCVKKGCWIKMPVGEESATVKFKDYGFFLPKNGKGKEVILSGKAFKNITPVDELKHYAEDAGKTKEEIAAITEDEVTLSFVADGAMVEEFENPDVEGVEKTEE, encoded by the coding sequence ATGAAACAGTTCATCATAGGATTATTTGCATTGACTTTATTAGTAGGATGTAAAGAACAAAAACAAGAAGAAGAAGAAATGCCAGCCGTAAACGACGAGCAAGTTGAAGAAATGGCCTACATGGATTATGGTGCTACATTTTCTAATACCGACGTTATTGACGCTATGGAATTAGGAACGATGTACAAAAACATGAAAGTAGGTGATACCACAACCGTAAAAGTAAAAGGTACCATTGCTGATGTTTGTGTAAAAAAAGGATGCTGGATTAAAATGCCAGTAGGAGAAGAGTCTGCTACCGTAAAATTTAAAGACTACGGTTTTTTTCTTCCTAAAAACGGGAAAGGTAAAGAAGTTATCTTGAGTGGTAAAGCTTTTAAAAACATCACTCCAGTAGATGAATTGAAACATTATGCTGAAGATGCTGGGAAAACTAAAGAAGAAATTGCTGCTATTACCGAAGATGAGGTAACACTTAGCTTTGTGGCAGATGGCGCAATGGTAGAGGAGTTTGAAAATCCAGATGTAGAAGGAGTAGAGAAAACTGAAGAGTAA
- a CDS encoding branched-chain amino acid aminotransferase, with protein MTNTHAIVIDKVKESKIAKTDFDNLTFGKTFTDHMLECTWRDGEWQSVEIKPYGPIEVEPSCKVFHYGQAIFEGMKAFKDATGDVFLFRPEDNWQRFNASAKRLAMPEVPEEIFMEGLKKLVALDKDWVRYGEGLSLYLRPFMISSENGVAAAPSTEYKFMIIMSPAFAYYKGDVRVIIASEFSRAADGGVGYAKAAGNYAASFYPNNLAIQEGYQQVIWTDAASHEYLEEAGTMNIFVRIGDSLFTAPHNDRILNGVTRRSVIQMAKDHGIHVEERRISVNEIREAAKDGSLKEIFGSGTAAVIVPIKGFKHKDFKYELPQLDDSYASRLKEALKDIQYNRAEDKHGWRVKI; from the coding sequence ATGACCAACACGCACGCAATCGTTATAGATAAGGTAAAAGAATCAAAAATCGCAAAAACTGATTTTGATAATTTAACTTTTGGTAAAACATTTACAGACCACATGCTGGAATGTACATGGCGCGATGGTGAGTGGCAATCGGTAGAGATCAAACCCTATGGACCTATTGAAGTAGAGCCTAGTTGTAAGGTTTTTCATTATGGTCAAGCTATTTTTGAAGGGATGAAGGCTTTTAAGGACGCCACTGGTGATGTTTTCTTATTTAGACCAGAAGATAACTGGCAGAGGTTTAATGCAAGTGCAAAGAGACTTGCTATGCCAGAAGTTCCAGAAGAGATCTTTATGGAAGGTTTAAAAAAATTAGTGGCTTTAGATAAAGATTGGGTACGCTACGGTGAAGGTTTATCTCTTTACCTAAGACCATTTATGATTTCTAGTGAAAATGGCGTTGCTGCTGCTCCGTCTACAGAATATAAATTCATGATTATTATGTCTCCTGCTTTTGCTTATTATAAAGGAGATGTTAGGGTAATCATTGCTTCGGAATTTTCACGTGCTGCTGATGGCGGAGTTGGGTATGCAAAAGCAGCTGGTAATTATGCTGCTAGTTTTTATCCAAATAATCTTGCTATTCAAGAAGGTTACCAACAAGTGATTTGGACAGACGCCGCTTCTCATGAATACCTTGAAGAAGCAGGTACTATGAATATTTTTGTTAGAATAGGTGACAGTTTATTTACCGCACCACATAACGATCGAATTCTTAATGGAGTCACTCGTAGAAGTGTTATTCAAATGGCAAAAGATCATGGAATCCATGTAGAAGAACGTCGTATTTCAGTAAATGAAATTAGAGAAGCTGCTAAAGATGGTAGTTTAAAGGAAATCTTTGGAAGTGGAACTGCTGCTGTAATCGTTCCTATAAAAGGATTCAAACACAAAGACTTTAAATATGAATTGCCGCAATTAGATGATTCTTATGCGAGTCGTTTAAAAGAAGCATTAAAAGATATTCAATACAATCGCGCCGAAGATAAACACGGCTGGAGAGTTAAAATATAA
- a CDS encoding DUF6252 family protein encodes MKKLIGSLAFFALLISCTTDIEPLDPSLNPNGSNPGNGNPNTNAVFTATVNGTAYVGSIVEATLNSDGLIIESEQGNLSLGFQVFDPVVGTFNVDTASSMTGALLVYANEPSNLAWIASTGEVVITEIDMTNQTVTGTFQGLAQEIFGSDTDRAITNGVFQNIPYTTDEGSDMATADVNGMPFVADLFPIGEINNRQTIVFDSGLDERIAISVPSNITAGTYPIENFSGGTYSGYYENDSVNMGAQHDSVAGTGSIVITDRTGDVITGTFDFTATDPNNPSSTFTITNGQFVVEML; translated from the coding sequence ATGAAAAAATTAATTGGAAGCCTTGCTTTTTTTGCTCTTTTAATCTCCTGTACTACCGATATTGAGCCGCTTGACCCTAGCTTAAATCCCAATGGAAGTAACCCTGGAAATGGTAATCCGAACACTAATGCAGTTTTTACTGCAACAGTTAATGGGACAGCCTACGTAGGCTCTATAGTTGAAGCAACCTTAAATAGTGATGGTTTAATCATCGAAAGTGAACAAGGAAATCTTTCGTTAGGTTTTCAAGTTTTTGATCCTGTAGTGGGAACTTTCAATGTGGATACTGCAAGCTCTATGACTGGTGCTCTTTTAGTATATGCAAATGAGCCATCTAATTTAGCATGGATAGCTAGTACCGGTGAAGTAGTTATAACTGAAATTGATATGACAAATCAAACAGTGACAGGAACTTTTCAAGGACTTGCTCAAGAAATATTTGGATCTGATACAGATCGTGCGATTACTAATGGTGTTTTTCAAAACATTCCTTACACAACTGATGAAGGAAGTGATATGGCAACTGCAGATGTAAACGGAATGCCATTTGTTGCTGATTTATTCCCTATAGGAGAAATAAACAATAGACAGACTATTGTTTTTGATAGTGGTCTTGATGAAAGAATCGCGATAAGTGTTCCATCTAATATTACTGCAGGGACTTATCCTATTGAGAATTTTTCAGGTGGTACTTATAGTGGGTATTATGAAAACGATTCTGTTAATATGGGCGCTCAACACGACTCTGTTGCAGGAACTGGATCTATAGTCATTACAGATAGAACAGGCGATGTAATCACTGGTACATTTGATTTTACAGCAACAGATCCTAATAATCCTAGTAGTACGTTCACCATTACAAACGGCCAGTTTGTTGTAGAAATGCTTTAG
- a CDS encoding T9SS type B sorting domain-containing protein — protein MKKYLILFLILTSTACLSQNEANWWFFGSNAGIDFNSGTPIPTDVGQLNTIEGCSAISDACGSLLFYTDGITVWDRNHSIMPNGMNLLGNPSSTQSAIVIPLPDSSNLYYIFSISINSATGLYYTVVDMNLNGGTGDVIAAQKNIQLLANSTEKLFAAVASNGQDAWIVSYAERVSGSLNFDQFYAFKLTPSGIDLSATVTSASPSTRTTDKRGYLKVSPDGTKVAMMTQFYVDLTNPNEAGYGAWLFDFNNNTGVVSNPLRLNFPAAYQAYGTEFSLDSRLVYVDLNTLGSGLIPGERLLLQYDTTAANFQNNPITIYESDPLNASDDVTRGALQIAPDNKIYYSRDEQPWLAVINNPNGIGALSNFQYDGLALSPGTNSNEGLPPFYNAFFNPSFGVVEGCSGTATQFFAVDIATCPNTSVLWDFGDPSSGSNNSSTIINPSHIYATAGIYTVSLTINTPSEVFTSTRDVTIVDTPLIQNVPDINICDDALNDGVALIDFSTTRVTALGNQDTTIFNVSVHSSLQDAQQDFNQLSDNDFYESGTYYLRIDNRNSNGCFVTTSFDLNISEIPLPVAIDDLITCDDFSNDGFELFDLTAAAIQGLGTQDPNLFSYTFYNSRTEAENDQNALNNMYNGTNNEEVFVRYENIDNSDCFDVTSFQLRVISQPSIPVLNDFQICDDESRDLTELFDLASLVSTIENGQLGNLTTTFHATQQEAESDIANLNFQYENLTPQQTIWVRLENNDLITCYDVQPLVLEVLPKPVVISTPDFSKCEDDEAIIESSSGFVSYLWNTGETTQNITVSQDGTYTVTVTDFNGCEDTTSTTVTNYLETQIVDIEVQQFTIRENSITVSVTGDGPFEYSIDNFFYQSSNVFTNLLPGYYTVYVRDLNGCDLKTAPATIIAAPPYFTPNQDGFHDYWQVTAIETEPDAEIFIFDRFGKLLKQLSPVGPGWDGMYIGNPMPSTDYWYRVELNDGRSFKGHFTLKR, from the coding sequence GTGAAAAAATACCTCATCCTATTCTTAATATTGACATCAACTGCATGTTTATCTCAAAATGAAGCAAATTGGTGGTTCTTTGGTAGCAATGCAGGAATAGACTTCAATAGTGGTACTCCTATTCCAACAGATGTTGGTCAATTAAATACCATCGAAGGATGCTCAGCAATTTCTGATGCTTGTGGTTCTTTACTTTTTTATACCGATGGGATTACAGTATGGGATAGAAATCACTCCATAATGCCTAACGGTATGAATCTGTTAGGAAATCCTTCTAGCACACAATCTGCTATAGTGATTCCTTTACCAGATAGCTCTAATCTGTATTATATTTTTTCTATTTCTATTAATTCAGCGACTGGTTTATATTATACCGTAGTTGATATGAATTTAAATGGTGGTACTGGAGATGTTATTGCCGCACAAAAAAATATTCAGCTATTGGCTAACAGCACAGAAAAACTGTTTGCTGCAGTCGCTTCAAATGGTCAAGATGCATGGATTGTATCCTATGCAGAAAGAGTTTCTGGAAGTTTAAATTTTGATCAGTTTTATGCTTTTAAACTTACTCCTAGCGGTATAGATTTATCAGCCACCGTGACATCTGCAAGTCCTTCTACTCGCACAACAGACAAAAGAGGTTATTTAAAAGTTTCTCCCGATGGTACTAAAGTAGCTATGATGACTCAGTTTTATGTAGATCTCACTAATCCTAACGAAGCTGGTTATGGTGCTTGGTTATTTGACTTCAATAATAATACAGGTGTAGTAAGTAATCCTTTAAGACTTAATTTCCCAGCTGCCTATCAAGCTTATGGAACTGAGTTCTCGTTAGATTCCAGATTAGTTTATGTGGATTTAAATACCTTAGGCAGCGGTCTTATACCTGGAGAACGATTGTTACTTCAATATGACACAACCGCTGCAAATTTTCAAAATAACCCAATTACTATTTACGAAAGTGACCCTTTAAATGCTAGTGATGACGTGACTCGAGGCGCTTTACAAATTGCTCCAGATAATAAAATTTATTACTCTCGTGATGAACAGCCTTGGCTAGCTGTAATCAATAATCCAAATGGTATTGGAGCCTTATCAAATTTTCAATATGACGGACTGGCTTTAAGCCCTGGAACCAATAGCAATGAAGGTTTACCTCCATTCTACAATGCCTTTTTCAATCCGTCTTTTGGAGTAGTAGAAGGCTGTAGCGGTACTGCCACTCAATTCTTTGCAGTTGATATAGCCACTTGTCCCAATACCAGTGTGCTTTGGGATTTTGGCGATCCGAGCAGCGGTTCTAACAATAGTTCAACCATCATCAATCCTAGTCATATTTATGCTACCGCTGGAATCTACACGGTTTCCCTTACCATTAATACGCCTTCAGAGGTTTTTACTTCTACTCGAGATGTTACTATAGTTGATACGCCATTGATACAAAACGTACCTGATATTAACATCTGTGATGATGCTCTTAATGATGGTGTTGCCCTTATAGATTTTAGCACCACAAGAGTTACCGCTTTAGGAAATCAAGACACAACTATCTTTAATGTTAGTGTTCACTCTTCTTTACAAGATGCACAACAAGATTTCAATCAATTGAGCGATAATGATTTTTATGAAAGTGGCACCTATTATTTGCGCATTGATAATCGCAATTCAAATGGTTGTTTTGTAACTACTTCTTTTGATCTAAATATTTCCGAAATCCCATTGCCAGTAGCTATTGATGATTTGATCACCTGCGACGATTTTTCTAATGATGGATTTGAATTATTTGATTTGACTGCTGCAGCAATACAAGGTTTAGGAACTCAAGATCCTAACTTGTTTTCTTATACTTTTTATAACTCAAGAACAGAAGCAGAAAATGATCAAAACGCCTTGAACAACATGTACAACGGTACTAACAATGAAGAAGTTTTTGTGCGTTATGAAAACATCGATAATTCAGACTGCTTTGACGTCACGTCTTTTCAATTACGTGTGATCTCTCAACCATCCATTCCTGTTTTGAATGATTTTCAAATTTGTGACGACGAGTCTAGAGACCTGACAGAGTTATTTGATCTAGCTTCTTTGGTTTCAACTATTGAAAATGGACAATTAGGTAATTTGACAACTACATTTCATGCGACACAGCAGGAAGCAGAATCTGATATTGCCAATCTCAATTTTCAGTACGAGAATTTAACACCTCAACAAACCATTTGGGTACGTTTAGAGAATAACGACTTGATTACTTGTTATGATGTTCAACCTTTAGTTCTAGAAGTTTTGCCTAAGCCAGTAGTAATCTCAACACCTGATTTTTCAAAATGTGAAGATGATGAAGCCATAATTGAATCTAGTTCAGGTTTTGTCTCCTACTTATGGAATACTGGAGAGACCACACAAAATATTACTGTCAGTCAAGACGGAACATATACCGTGACAGTAACGGACTTCAACGGCTGTGAAGACACCACTTCTACCACAGTCACTAATTATCTAGAAACTCAAATCGTAGATATAGAAGTACAACAATTCACCATAAGAGAAAATAGCATTACCGTTTCAGTTACTGGAGATGGGCCTTTTGAGTACAGCATTGATAATTTTTTCTACCAAAGCAGTAATGTTTTCACAAATTTACTTCCTGGATATTATACGGTATATGTACGCGATTTAAACGGTTGTGATTTAAAAACCGCTCCTGCAACTATAATAGCGGCACCACCTTACTTCACGCCTAATCAAGATGGTTTTCATGACTACTGGCAGGTAACCGCCATAGAAACAGAACCTGATGCAGAAATATTTATTTTTGATCGGTTTGGTAAATTATTGAAACAATTAAGTCCCGTCGGACCAGGCTGGGATGGCATGTACATCGGTAATCCTATGCCTAGCACAGATTATTGGTATCGCGTTGAACTGAACGATGGACGCAGTTTTAAAGGCCATTTTACTTTAAAGAGATAA
- the uvrB gene encoding excinuclease ABC subunit UvrB produces MDFNIISDFSPTGDQPQAIDKLVKGIKANEKYQTLLGVTGSGKTFTAANVIQGVQKPTLVLCHNKTLAAQLYSEFKDFFPDNAVEYFVSYYDYYQPEAFIPSSGTYIEKDLSINEEIEKMRLSTTSSLLSGRRDIIVVASVSCLYGIGNPVEFQKNVVRIKRDEVIARTALLHRLVQSLYSRTTAEFNRGNFRIKGDTLDVFPSYADTAFRIHFFGDEIEEIERFNPVDGSVIEKYDQITIYPANMFVTSPDILQGAIHSIQEDLVKQVEYFKEIGKPLEAKRLEERTEFDLEMIRELGYCSGIENYSRYLDGRLPGTRPFCLLDFFPDDYLMIIDESHVSVPQVGAMYGGDRSRKENLVDYGFRLPAAMDNRPLKFEEFEALQNQVLYVSATPADYELEKSEGIYVEQIIRPTGLLDPIIEVRPSQNQIDDLVEEIRIREEKDERVLITTLTKRMAEELTKYLTRINVRCRYIHSDVDTLERVEIMSDLRRGVFDVLIGVNLLREGLDLPEVSLVAILDADKEGFLRNNRSLTQTIGRAARNVNGLAILYADKITDSMQKTIDQTEYRRSKQIAYNEANGLKPTAIKKKLETALYRKNAATYAIEETLTMKAAEEEAEYLSKAQLEKKIRDTRKMMEKAAKELDFMEAARLRDQIKMMQEKVKNL; encoded by the coding sequence ATGGATTTTAATATTATATCAGACTTTTCTCCTACTGGAGATCAGCCTCAGGCGATAGATAAATTAGTCAAAGGAATCAAGGCTAACGAAAAGTATCAAACACTCTTAGGTGTTACCGGAAGTGGTAAGACTTTTACTGCGGCAAACGTGATTCAAGGAGTGCAAAAACCTACTCTTGTACTGTGTCATAATAAAACTCTTGCGGCGCAATTATACTCTGAGTTCAAGGACTTTTTTCCTGATAACGCGGTAGAATATTTTGTGTCTTACTATGATTATTACCAGCCAGAAGCATTCATACCTTCCAGCGGAACTTACATTGAGAAAGATCTATCTATCAATGAAGAAATAGAGAAAATGCGATTGAGCACAACCTCTTCCCTACTTTCTGGTCGTAGAGACATTATTGTTGTGGCATCGGTTTCATGCTTGTATGGTATAGGGAATCCGGTAGAATTTCAAAAAAATGTAGTACGCATTAAGCGAGATGAAGTTATTGCAAGAACAGCTTTATTGCATCGATTAGTGCAATCCTTATATTCAAGAACTACTGCAGAGTTTAATAGAGGTAATTTCAGGATTAAAGGAGACACACTGGATGTATTTCCTAGTTATGCAGATACTGCATTTAGGATTCATTTTTTCGGTGATGAAATTGAAGAAATAGAACGCTTCAATCCAGTAGATGGATCGGTTATTGAAAAGTATGACCAAATTACTATTTACCCAGCAAATATGTTTGTTACCTCACCAGACATATTGCAAGGCGCGATTCATTCCATACAAGAAGATCTGGTCAAACAAGTAGAGTATTTCAAGGAAATAGGAAAACCACTTGAAGCTAAAAGACTAGAAGAACGTACGGAATTTGATCTTGAGATGATCAGAGAACTAGGTTACTGTTCAGGAATAGAAAACTACAGTCGTTATCTAGATGGTCGCTTGCCTGGTACAAGACCTTTCTGTTTATTAGATTTCTTCCCAGACGATTACTTAATGATCATCGATGAAAGTCATGTAAGCGTTCCTCAAGTAGGTGCCATGTATGGTGGTGATAGATCTCGCAAAGAAAATCTGGTAGATTATGGGTTTAGACTTCCGGCCGCAATGGATAACAGACCTCTTAAATTTGAAGAATTTGAAGCTTTACAAAATCAAGTATTGTATGTAAGTGCCACTCCAGCAGATTATGAGTTGGAAAAAAGTGAAGGTATCTATGTTGAGCAAATCATACGACCTACCGGATTATTAGATCCTATTATTGAAGTACGACCGAGTCAAAATCAAATAGACGATCTGGTTGAAGAAATACGCATAAGAGAAGAAAAGGATGAGCGCGTTTTGATCACTACGCTTACTAAACGTATGGCAGAAGAACTTACTAAATACTTAACACGTATCAATGTGCGCTGTCGCTATATACATAGTGATGTAGATACTTTGGAGCGAGTGGAAATTATGTCAGATTTGCGACGTGGAGTATTTGATGTTTTAATAGGTGTAAACTTACTGCGAGAAGGGCTGGATTTACCAGAAGTTTCTCTTGTTGCTATTCTAGATGCAGATAAAGAAGGATTTTTACGTAATAATAGATCCTTAACCCAAACCATAGGTCGTGCAGCAAGAAATGTAAATGGTCTGGCCATTTTATATGCCGACAAGATTACAGATAGCATGCAAAAAACGATCGATCAAACAGAATACCGACGTTCTAAACAAATCGCTTATAACGAGGCAAACGGTTTAAAGCCAACTGCTATTAAAAAGAAATTAGAAACTGCATTATATCGTAAAAATGCAGCTACTTATGCTATCGAAGAAACGCTGACCATGAAAGCTGCTGAAGAAGAGGCAGAATACCTTTCTAAAGCACAGCTGGAAAAGAAAATAAGAGATACTCGTAAGATGATGGAAAAAGCTGCTAAAGAATTGGATTTTATGGAAGCTGCAAGATTGCGCGAT